The DNA segment AATGTCCATGCTGCTGGCGGTAAATCCATGATGGAAGCTGCAATGGAGGGGTTACTTTCAGGTACTCCAACAGGCAACCAACCGCCTAAATTGATTGCGGTCACTCAATTGACATCTACAACACAAACTATGATGCAGCAATACCAGTTGATTTCTGTATCTTTAATGGAAAGTGTTCTTCATTATGCTAAATTAACTCAGTCTGCTGGTTTAGACGGTGTTGTTTGTTCAGCTCTAGAGGCGAAAAGTATCAGGGAAGCGACTGGAAAAGAATTTTTATGTGTCACACCTGGTATACGTTTAGCTGGATCAGATGTTGGCGACCAAAAACGGATTGCTACACCGTCGAGTGCTAGAGAAAGCGGTGCATCTATGATCGTTGTTGGTCGTCCCATCACACAAGCAGCT comes from the Carnobacterium sp. 17-4 genome and includes:
- the pyrF gene encoding orotidine-5'-phosphate decarboxylase; the protein is MESRPIIALDFSTLPQVTHFLDQFKDEPLFVKVGLELFYQNGPEIVTQLKQLGHDVFLDLKLHDIPNTVQRSMKGIAAMGVDMINVHAAGGKSMMEAAMEGLLSGTPTGNQPPKLIAVTQLTSTTQTMMQQYQLISVSLMESVLHYAKLTQSAGLDGVVCSALEAKSIREATGKEFLCVTPGIRLAGSDVGDQKRIATPSSARESGASMIVVGRPITQAADPVAAYHAIKEQWQGGDKKHD